CTCCTACTCCTGAGGAGCTAGTTGCACCGTATTATACCACCGGGCATTTTGTTGATTCTGCGCCTGATGTGGTGATCACTCGGGTACTCGAGCTCTGGAGGCAGGGTTGGACAGTCATATGTAGCGAGCACCCTGTGGAGTCTCCCTCAGTCCAGCCCACGCATTCTGCACATTCACCTCCCTCTGACCAGCCCATGCATTTTGGACATTCACCTCCCTCTGTCCAGCACACGCCTCCTGCACATGCATCTCCTGACGTTTCCGGCA
This Primulina eburnea isolate SZY01 chromosome 2, ASM2296580v1, whole genome shotgun sequence DNA region includes the following protein-coding sequences:
- the LOC140824745 gene encoding uncharacterized protein encodes the protein MLPRIFQWVTKTWASNRAPTGVEIAAAFGDCAIDDCLGFLTPTPEELVAPYYTTGHFVDSAPDVVITRVLELWRQGWTVICSEHPVESPSVQPTHSAHSPPSDQPMHFGHSPPSVQHTPPAHASPDVSGIRPGDLDRSSSRTSSPMRTVLESTLDSIPPAAHHPWSIVSSGD